Genomic segment of Actinomycetota bacterium:
GTTCGATCGCCCGCAGCCGATCGCTCTCCTTCACTCGCAGCTCTCCTGCGCCGCGGAACCGGCTCTCGCCGGCGGCCGTCGCGGACAGCATGGCCAGGACGGGTACCTCGTCGATCACCAGGGGAAGCTCCTTCTCCGACACCGTCGCTCCCGACAATCGACCGGTCGGCTCCACGCCGATCGCGCCGACCGGTTCACCGAGCTCGTGGAGCTCGATCTCGGCATCGATCGGGACGCCCATCCGCCGGAGGATCCCCAACAGCTGCGTCCGAGACGGGTTGAGTCCGACGCCGTCGATCCGAAGCGTTCCGCCCGTCAGGACGGAGGCCGCGATCAAGAATGCGGCCGACGAGACGTCTCCCGGAACCGATCCGGCGAATCCCCGATGTTCGAACCGCGAGACCGCGACCGCGAGGCCCTCGATCCGAACGGGCCCGCCGAGGTGTTCGAGCGCGCGCTCGGTGTGATCGCGGGTCTTGGCCGGTTCGACGATCGTGGTCTCGCCCTCCGCGTCGAGCGCCGCCAGGAGCACGGCGCCCTTGATTTGCGCGCTCGGCACCTCCGTCGCGTGGCGGATCCCAGCGAGCGGGCCGCCGTGAACCGTAACCGGCGGCCGGCCGCCGGTCGTCTCGACACGCGCGCCCATCTGCCGAAGGGGCTGGGCGATCCGTTCCATCGGCCGCGTCGAAAGACTCTCGTCCCCCACCAGTCGCGCCTCGAACCCCTGCGAGGCGAGGAGGCCGGCGACCAGTCGCATCGTGGTGCCCGAGTTCCCGCAGTTCAGGTCCGCCTCCGGAGCATGAAGATCGGCTCGACCACCACCCTCGAGGGTGACCGAAGGCGCTCGAGGTTCAGAGTCGTTCGTCGTGGAACCATGATGCTCAGC
This window contains:
- the aroA gene encoding 3-phosphoshikimate 1-carboxyvinyltransferase, which produces MRLTVHPGGKIGGVTRVPGDKSIAHRWLILAATARGRSELRGLPSALDVVSTARVLAAMTPEGPRAALELWAARSLQRAEHHGSTTNDSEPRAPSVTLEGGGRADLHAPEADLNCGNSGTTMRLVAGLLASQGFEARLVGDESLSTRPMERIAQPLRQMGARVETTGGRPPVTVHGGPLAGIRHATEVPSAQIKGAVLLAALDAEGETTIVEPAKTRDHTERALEHLGGPVRIEGLAVAVSRFEHRGFAGSVPGDVSSAAFLIAASVLTGGTLRIDGVGLNPSRTQLLGILRRMGVPIDAEIELHELGEPVGAIGVEPTGRLSGATVSEKELPLVIDEVPVLAMLSATAAGESRFRGAGELRVKESDRLRAIEHAIRSLGGDARIEGDELVVAGGGLRGGSASSGADHRLAMAIAVGGLGAGGSVTVDGIEAADVSFPGFVRTLSALGARFEL